A single genomic interval of Longimicrobium sp. harbors:
- a CDS encoding cupin domain-containing protein produces MAYTVKEVASMSGISVRTLHFYDETDLLKPASYGANGYRYYEEPQLLMLQQILFYRELGFGLKKIKEILGRPEFATVDALESHRKVLQKNVARTRRLIATIDRTLDHLKGRTTMQSEEMFAGFNVAAGKDRFGEHVLLGGEPNDCKVSARDTGGAMSIFEFTGSGGGPRHLHHGQDEWIYVLDGEVELHIGEQQLRLGPGESAFVPREVPHVWVFAGGGPGRILNVYQPAGAMEEFFRELGTHVETPVHEALSIDGLRQLFQSHGMKLVGPPLYWEEYLAGR; encoded by the coding sequence CTGCTGAAGCCTGCCTCGTACGGCGCGAACGGCTACCGCTACTACGAGGAGCCGCAGCTGCTGATGCTGCAGCAGATCCTGTTCTACCGCGAGCTCGGGTTCGGGCTGAAGAAGATCAAGGAGATCCTGGGCCGCCCCGAGTTCGCGACCGTAGACGCCCTGGAATCGCACCGGAAGGTCCTGCAGAAGAACGTCGCGCGGACCCGCAGGCTGATCGCAACGATCGACAGGACCCTCGACCACCTGAAAGGGAGAACGACCATGCAAAGCGAGGAGATGTTCGCCGGCTTCAACGTGGCGGCCGGCAAGGACCGGTTCGGTGAGCACGTGCTGCTGGGCGGCGAGCCGAACGACTGCAAGGTGTCGGCACGCGACACGGGCGGCGCCATGAGCATCTTCGAGTTCACCGGCAGCGGCGGCGGTCCGCGCCACCTGCACCACGGCCAGGACGAGTGGATCTACGTGCTCGACGGCGAGGTAGAGCTGCACATCGGGGAGCAGCAGCTTCGCTTGGGCCCGGGGGAAAGCGCCTTCGTTCCGCGCGAGGTGCCCCACGTCTGGGTGTTCGCGGGCGGCGGGCCGGGCAGAATCCTGAACGTGTACCAGCCGGCCGGCGCCATGGAGGAGTTCTTCCGCGAACTCGGCACCCACGTGGAAACGCCCGTGCACGAGGCGCTCTCCATCGACGGGCTTCGCCAGCTGTTCCAGTCGCACGGGATGAAGCTCGTGGGACCGCCGCTCTACTGGGAGGAGTACCTGGCTGGAAGGTAG